A part of Arachis hypogaea cultivar Tifrunner chromosome 12, arahy.Tifrunner.gnm2.J5K5, whole genome shotgun sequence genomic DNA contains:
- the LOC112729736 gene encoding uncharacterized protein, which produces MTLMELQNGLCQSMENGTLMRVSRILYRNPVVVFGGLIQFDTIPITDEASMQNMFQIHRQTYMRHPQIELYVEFEAVEAVAVQNDIDVNDDIAAVYEGMNSDSEEDFEATYEAGDEDEDGDVGVEAAVENVVVHPSSSQPMGVPPFMCELDLDAMHAPEFPEYANRGIADPEDGEFRIGMEYSSRKSVVAAIRSFTISRGVDYDVYESEPQTFYAKCKMYGRGCDWLIRASLIRRKGCWEIRRYNGRHTCTIGTISQDHSKLDSDTVAEVIRPLVETDPSIKVKSIIAEVQSKFNYTISYRKAWLAKQKSVANVFGDWEESYQALPWWLSVMVQKIHGLVVQIETRPLYNGNEEAQGVKILHRVFWSFNPCIRTFRHCKPLVQVDGTHLYGKYKGTLLVAVAQDGNQNIVPIAFALVEGETADAWHFFLRNLRTYVVRKDGVGMISDRHESIRAAVNRSGGDWQPPRAWWMFCIRHIGSNFLRAFKVPHLQKLVVNIGYSRTVEEYNINYKRLEERGEAYARWCDAIGLRHWVLAFDEGHRWGHMTTNLVECINSVLKGARNLPVLALVRATYYRLNELFTRKSAETHERKRAGFMYSAFAQQRIEASMQQAGNIVVHRFDRRNEVFEVREMTTGKVLVVDLARRTCDCGHFQVERIPCRHVIACCANQRLDWQLYVHDVYKMTEVRKVYRFEFTPLGDPETWPAYEGPTLVANPALRRTSKGRPKLTRYLNEMDSRDMRGPRICRLCGAQGHSRSRCPQHAGPSGAGS; this is translated from the exons ATGACGTTAATGGAGCTGCAGAACGGCCTATGTCAAAGCATGGAGAATGGTACGTTAATGAGAGTGAGCAGAATTCTGTACCGGAATCCAGTTGTGgtttttggtggtctaatacagtttgataCCATTCCGATCACGGATGAAGCGAGTATGCAAAATATGTTTCAAATTCACCGGCAGACTTATATGAGACACCCACAGATTGAgttgtacgttgagtttgaaGCTGTAGAGGCAGTAGCGGTCCAAAATGATATAGATGTAAATGATGATATAGCTGCAGTGTACGAAGGAATGAATAGTGACAGCGAAGAGGACTTCGAAGCCACTTATGAAGCCGGCGACGAAGATGAGGATGGTGATGTGGGAGTTGAGGCAGCAGTGGAGAATGTAGTGGTTCATCCCTCGAGCAGTCAACCGATGGGCGTTCCACCTTTTATGTGTGAGTTGGATCTCGACGCCATGCATGCCCCCGAGTTTCCGGAATATGCAAACAGAG GTATTGCTGATCCTGAGGACGGAGAGTTCCGAATTGGAATGGAATACAGTTCTAGGAAGTCGGTCGTTGCAGCAATTAGAAGTTTCACTATATCTAGAGGAGTTGACTATGATGTGTATGAGTCAGAGCCACAGAcattctatgcaaaatgcaagatgtACGGGCGTGGATGTGACTGGCTTATCCGAGCCAGCTTGATACGGAGAAAAGGTTGTTGGGAGATACGCAGATACAACGGTAGGCACACGTGCACCATCGGaacgatttcacaagatcattcCAAGTTGGACTCAGATACAGTTGCTGAGGTTATAAGGCCGTTGGTCGAGACGGACCCGTCCATCAAGGTGAAATCTATAATTGCGGAAGTCCAGTCAAAGTTCAACTATACCATCAGTTAtcgaaaggcttggttggcaaagcagaagtccGTTGCCAACGTTTTCGGTGATTGGGAGGAATCTTACCAAGCATTGCCGTGGTGGCTCTCGGTCATGGTGCAGAAGATTCATGGTTTAGTTGTCCAAATAGAAACACGACCACTCTACAATGGGAATGAGGAGGCACAAGGTGTAAAAATACTTCATCGTGTATTttggagtttcaatccatgcatTAGGACATTCAGGCATTGCAAGCCCCTAGTTCAGGTTGACGGCACACACCTATACGGAAAATACAAAGGTACACTTCTAGTCGctgttgcacaagatgggaaccaAAACATTGTGCCTATCGCCTTTGCCTTGGTGGAAGGTGAGACAGCTGATGCGTGGCACTTCTTCCTCAGGAATCTGCGAACGTATGTTGTTAGAAAAGACGGTGTGGGTATGATCTCAGACCGGCATGAGTCAATACGGGCTGCAGTTAATCGTTCCGGTGGTGACTGGCAACCTCCAAGAGCATGGTGGATGTTTTGTATAAGACACATCGGCAGTAACTTCTTAAGGGCATTCAAAGTCCCTCACTTGCAGAAGCTTGTTGTCAATATAGGGTATTCAAGAACGGTGGAGGAGTACAATATCAACTATAAGAGGTTGGAAGAGCGAGGCGAGGCATATGCCAGGTGGTGCGATGCCATCGGACTCAGACATTGGGTATTGGCATTCGACGAGGGACATCGATGGGGCCATATGACAACGAACCTTGTCGAGTGTATTAACTCAGTGTTGAAGGGTGCCCGTAATCTACCTGTGTTGGCGCTGGTCCGAGCAACATATTATAGGTTAAATGAACTCTTTACGCGGAAGAGTGCCGAGACTCACGAACGGAAGCGTGCTGGATTTATGTACTCCGCATTTGCGCAACAGCGGATAGAAGCAAGTATGCAACAGGCTGGGAATATAGTTGTGCACCGCTTTGATAGACGAAATGAGGTGTTTGAGGTGCGCGAAATGACTACTGGAAAGGTGTTAGTTGTTGATCTAGCGCGACGGACGTGTGACTGTGGGCACTTTCAGGTTGAACGAATACCATGTCGCCATGTTATTGCTTGCTGTGCTAACCAGCGGCTCGATTGGCAGTTGTATGTGCATGATGTGTACAAGATGACGGAAGTTCGTAAGGTATATAGGTTTGAGTTCACACCATTAGGAGATCCCGAGACATGGCCTGCTTATGAGGGACCCACATTGGTCGCTAATCCCGCACTGAGGCGAACGTCTAAAGGCAGGCCCAAACTAACCCGATACCTGAATGAAATGGACTCACGTGACATGCGTGGTCCTCGGATATGCCGTCTCTGTGGTGCTCAGGGTCATAGTCGGAGTAGGTGTCCGCAGCATGCTGGACCGAGTGGTGCTGGTTCATAG